In Streptomyces nodosus, one DNA window encodes the following:
- a CDS encoding FtsK/SpoIIIE domain-containing protein, with amino-acid sequence MKLTLTTADATGRRADHLLELPEGATVADLGTALNSPRLYLGERPLNPDLPVGASGIRAGALLGLDTPVSSDTATRAWEPPSTDPLLVEVRHVGGPGSGRSWRLGPGSHEIGTDRGCALRLTGGDAPEQGVWITVGTDGQVTYRLPEDADPARHGLRSLTPPPPVDPETGTPLTAEEPAEPVDGGPGGHTPRPAPPGPDGLPTPPPLPRPGHRPPPEDGSEAWPPYADLALGAHLLRLAPPFEADAAVNPSADGLAVEYNRPPRIAPHLDTETIRMQGPPGERRNRPFPFLMMMAPLVMGLVMMSLFRTIYFAVFIFFTPMMAISNWIMGRRTNRQQQEESLRLYRLRRAALELEVRDATLAERDLRNVTFPDPATVLLTATGPGSLLWQRRRRDPDHLTLRLGTVTRPSLKRIDDHAREANHRQVHWRVADVPFGVELADHGVVGVSGPGDTPRRVACWAVAQAAVLHSPRDLRIVVLTGDEHADAWSWVRWLPHLRPGRPGSVIALGNDPESTAHRVNELIADIQARTTAQGASALGHTLLREPDVLVVLDGARRLRDVPGMVQLLTQGPSVRIFSLCVDERERLLPEECTAVVTAEGNRLTVRSSGVPVVEGVRADLVDTAWCEEVARALAPVRDVTVDSDSGLPSDVRLLPLLGQEPPNPAALAAEWARRPASTVFTLGAGYEGTLRLDLVKDGPHGLIGGTTGSGKSELLQTLIASLAAANRPDELTFVLVDYKGGSAFRECAELPHTLGMITDLDGHLVQRALASLDAELRRREQVLAEVEAKDHPEYRAKRARDPKLPPLPRLILVIDEFATLVRELPEFVPGLISLAQRGRSLGLHLILATQRPGGSVSNEIRANTNLRIALRVTDRSESQDIINAPDAVSISPSSPGRALLRRGAGAPVPFQTAWVGAERGAGTAQEESAPRPVRGVELTWQRLGRPAELSAPEEDELFLEALSAEEPLTDLRALVEAVGQASALLDDFVPQPSPWLPPLPEAVRAEDLPPVPPVPPGALPLVPYALLDLPKLQQQRLGTIDFATFGHLYVIGSPRSGRTQVLRTVAGSAALVTPSSDLHIYGIDASGGGLAALEALPHCGAVVSRHDTERLERLVARLVGELTRRQRLIAQHDSAGLGELRSKLPKDRRPARILVLVDGWDALSAMLDDYDGGRVYSEVVRLLREGAAAGIHVIATSERLLLGGRLAAHNDNRLLLKQADLSDYNIAGLGRNKVPAHIPPGRGWLAPSGIEAQIALLPTEDGGDQADALREIGRRTTARDAQLSAARRPFRVEELPTLIGFQDAIDQVPQTERRPLWALLGVGGDAGEPLGYDFTVGGGSFMVAGPPRSGRSTALASMCVSLLLGGTALVVLTPRDSQLRQLAAHDLAQVITDPDPSAETVAEALKAVAGKPSVVVVDDADLMLSCRADKVLRQVATSGRDHGQGLLLAGLPESMSSLGWVGMARRSRRGVLLGPKSIGEGDLIGARLSAEQVRTPLVAGRGWTASESGTAIMVQVPLTVLGG; translated from the coding sequence GTGAAACTCACCCTCACCACCGCCGACGCCACCGGCCGCCGGGCGGACCATCTGCTGGAGCTGCCCGAGGGTGCGACCGTCGCCGACCTCGGCACGGCCCTCAACTCCCCGCGTCTCTACCTCGGGGAGCGCCCCCTCAACCCCGATCTGCCGGTCGGCGCCAGCGGCATCCGCGCCGGCGCGCTGCTCGGCCTGGACACCCCGGTCTCCTCGGACACCGCCACCCGGGCCTGGGAGCCGCCGTCCACCGACCCGCTCCTCGTGGAGGTGCGGCACGTGGGCGGCCCCGGGTCCGGGCGGTCCTGGCGGCTCGGCCCCGGCAGCCATGAGATCGGCACCGACCGCGGCTGTGCGCTGCGGCTGACCGGCGGCGACGCGCCCGAGCAGGGCGTGTGGATCACCGTGGGCACCGACGGGCAGGTCACCTACCGGCTGCCCGAGGACGCGGACCCCGCCCGGCACGGGCTGCGCAGCCTCACCCCGCCGCCCCCGGTCGACCCCGAGACCGGCACCCCGCTCACCGCCGAGGAACCGGCCGAGCCCGTGGACGGCGGACCCGGCGGCCACACCCCGCGCCCCGCGCCGCCCGGTCCCGACGGGCTGCCCACCCCGCCGCCCCTGCCCCGGCCCGGCCACCGGCCGCCGCCGGAGGACGGCTCCGAGGCCTGGCCGCCGTACGCGGACCTCGCGCTCGGCGCCCATCTGCTGCGGCTCGCCCCGCCGTTCGAGGCGGACGCGGCCGTCAACCCCTCGGCCGACGGACTCGCCGTGGAGTACAACCGGCCGCCGCGCATCGCCCCGCATCTGGACACCGAGACCATCCGGATGCAGGGCCCGCCCGGGGAGCGCAGGAACCGGCCCTTCCCGTTCCTGATGATGATGGCGCCGCTGGTCATGGGCCTCGTCATGATGAGCCTGTTCCGCACGATCTACTTCGCCGTGTTCATCTTCTTCACCCCGATGATGGCGATCAGCAACTGGATCATGGGCCGGCGCACCAACCGGCAGCAGCAGGAGGAGTCGCTCCGGCTGTACCGGCTGCGCCGGGCGGCACTGGAGCTGGAGGTGCGGGACGCCACGCTGGCCGAACGCGACCTGCGCAATGTGACGTTCCCCGACCCGGCCACCGTGCTGCTCACCGCCACCGGACCCGGCAGCCTGCTGTGGCAGCGCCGCCGCCGCGACCCCGACCACCTCACCCTGCGGCTCGGCACGGTCACCCGGCCCTCCCTCAAGCGGATCGACGACCACGCCCGCGAGGCCAATCACCGTCAGGTGCACTGGCGGGTCGCCGATGTGCCCTTCGGCGTCGAACTCGCGGACCACGGCGTCGTCGGCGTCTCCGGCCCCGGCGACACCCCGCGCCGGGTGGCCTGCTGGGCGGTGGCGCAGGCCGCCGTGCTGCACAGCCCGCGCGATCTGCGGATCGTGGTGCTGACCGGGGACGAGCACGCGGACGCCTGGAGCTGGGTGCGCTGGCTGCCGCATCTGCGGCCGGGACGGCCGGGCAGCGTGATCGCGCTGGGCAACGACCCGGAGAGCACCGCCCACCGGGTCAACGAGCTGATCGCCGACATCCAGGCCCGTACCACGGCCCAGGGCGCCTCGGCGCTCGGCCACACCCTGCTGCGCGAGCCCGATGTGCTGGTCGTGCTCGACGGCGCCCGGCGGCTGCGCGACGTGCCCGGCATGGTGCAACTGCTCACCCAGGGCCCCTCGGTGCGGATCTTCAGCCTCTGCGTCGACGAGCGGGAGCGACTGCTGCCCGAGGAGTGCACGGCGGTCGTCACCGCGGAGGGCAACCGGCTCACCGTGCGGTCCTCCGGGGTCCCGGTGGTCGAGGGCGTGCGCGCCGACCTGGTGGACACCGCCTGGTGCGAGGAGGTCGCCCGGGCGCTCGCCCCGGTGCGGGACGTCACGGTGGACAGCGACTCCGGGCTGCCCTCCGACGTACGGCTGCTGCCGCTGCTCGGGCAGGAACCGCCCAACCCGGCGGCGCTGGCCGCCGAATGGGCCCGCCGGCCCGCCTCCACCGTGTTCACCCTGGGCGCCGGGTACGAGGGCACGCTCCGGCTCGACCTGGTCAAGGACGGTCCGCACGGGCTGATCGGCGGCACCACCGGGTCAGGCAAGTCGGAGCTGCTGCAGACCCTGATCGCCTCGCTGGCCGCGGCCAACCGGCCCGACGAGCTGACCTTCGTGCTCGTCGACTACAAGGGCGGCAGCGCCTTCCGGGAGTGTGCCGAACTCCCGCACACCCTGGGCATGATCACCGACCTGGACGGGCATCTGGTGCAGCGGGCGCTGGCCTCGCTCGACGCCGAACTGCGCCGCCGGGAGCAGGTGCTGGCCGAGGTCGAGGCGAAGGACCACCCCGAGTACCGGGCCAAGCGGGCCCGCGACCCGAAGCTGCCCCCGCTGCCGCGGCTCATCCTGGTCATCGACGAGTTCGCCACCCTGGTACGGGAGTTGCCGGAGTTCGTGCCCGGTCTGATCAGCCTCGCCCAGCGGGGCCGGTCGCTCGGTCTGCATCTGATCCTGGCCACCCAGCGGCCGGGCGGCTCCGTCAGCAACGAGATCCGCGCCAACACCAATCTGCGGATCGCGCTGCGCGTCACCGACCGCTCCGAGAGCCAGGACATCATCAACGCCCCCGACGCGGTGAGCATCTCGCCCTCCAGCCCCGGCCGGGCGCTGCTGCGGCGCGGCGCCGGGGCCCCGGTCCCGTTCCAGACGGCCTGGGTGGGCGCCGAGCGCGGCGCGGGCACGGCGCAGGAGGAGTCCGCCCCCCGGCCCGTGCGCGGCGTCGAGCTGACCTGGCAGCGGCTGGGCCGCCCGGCTGAGCTGTCCGCACCGGAGGAGGACGAGCTGTTCCTCGAGGCGCTGTCCGCCGAGGAGCCGCTGACCGATCTGCGTGCCCTGGTGGAGGCCGTCGGCCAGGCCTCCGCCCTGCTGGACGACTTCGTGCCGCAGCCGAGCCCCTGGCTGCCGCCGCTGCCCGAGGCCGTCCGCGCGGAGGACCTGCCGCCCGTCCCGCCGGTACCGCCGGGCGCACTGCCGCTCGTCCCGTACGCCCTGCTCGACCTGCCCAAGCTCCAGCAGCAGCGGCTCGGCACGATCGACTTCGCCACCTTCGGGCATCTGTATGTGATCGGCTCACCGCGCTCCGGACGCACCCAGGTGCTGCGGACCGTCGCGGGTTCGGCGGCCCTGGTGACCCCCTCCTCGGATCTGCACATCTACGGCATCGACGCGTCCGGCGGCGGCCTGGCCGCTCTGGAGGCCCTGCCGCACTGCGGGGCGGTCGTCTCACGGCACGACACCGAGCGGCTGGAGCGACTGGTCGCCCGGCTGGTCGGCGAGTTGACGCGCCGTCAGCGGCTGATCGCGCAGCATGACAGCGCGGGCCTGGGCGAACTGCGGTCCAAGCTGCCGAAGGACCGCCGTCCGGCCCGGATCCTGGTGCTGGTCGACGGCTGGGACGCGCTCAGCGCGATGCTGGACGACTACGACGGCGGCCGGGTCTACTCCGAGGTGGTCCGGCTGCTGCGCGAGGGCGCGGCGGCCGGCATCCATGTCATCGCCACCTCCGAGCGGCTGCTGCTGGGCGGGCGGCTCGCGGCGCACAACGACAACCGGCTGCTGCTCAAGCAGGCCGATCTCAGCGATTACAACATCGCCGGGCTCGGCCGCAACAAGGTGCCGGCCCATATCCCCCCGGGGCGCGGCTGGCTGGCGCCCAGCGGGATCGAGGCGCAGATCGCGCTGCTGCCGACGGAGGACGGGGGCGACCAGGCGGACGCGCTGCGCGAGATCGGCCGCCGTACGACGGCCCGGGACGCGCAGCTGTCGGCGGCCCGGCGGCCGTTCAGGGTGGAGGAACTGCCGACGCTGATCGGCTTCCAGGACGCCATCGACCAGGTGCCCCAGACCGAACGTCGTCCGCTGTGGGCGCTGCTGGGGGTGGGCGGCGACGCGGGCGAGCCGCTCGGCTACGACTTCACGGTCGGCGGCGGGTCGTTCATGGTCGCCGGTCCTCCGCGCTCCGGGCGCAGCACCGCGCTCGCCTCGATGTGTGTGTCCCTGCTGCTGGGCGGCACCGCGCTGGTGGTCCTCACGCCGCGCGACTCGCAGTTGCGGCAGTTGGCGGCGCACGATCTGGCGCAGGTCATCACCGACCCCGACCCGTCGGCGGAGACCGTGGCCGAGGCGCTGAAGGCGGTCGCGGGCAAGCCGTCGGTGGTGGTCGTGGACGACGCGGATCTGATGCTGAGCTGCCGTGCGGACAAGGTACTGCGCCAGGTCGCGACCTCCGGGCGCGACCACGGTCAGGGCCTGCTGCTGGCGGGTCTGCCCGAGTCGATGAGCTCCCTGGGCTGGGTGGGCATGGCCCGCCGCTCCCGCCGGGGTGTGCTGCTAGGCCCGAAGTCCATCGGCGAGGGCGACCTCATCGGTGCCCGGCTGTCCGCGGAGCAGGTCCGCACGCCCCTGGTGGCCGGCCGCGGCTGGACGGCGAGCGAGTCGGGCACCGCCATCATGGTCCAGGTGCCGCTCACGGTCCTGGGCGGCTGA
- a CDS encoding right-handed parallel beta-helix repeat-containing protein has translation MTVVHVAPKGRGAHRTLTAALAAAPAGAVVRIAPGSYEESLRLTRRVTLEPEAGSGSVELRSPGGPALTVTAPGCVLTGLVLRGADPAEVLVRVADAAGLTLADCELSGGRVEVTGSASGASAVANTALGLDDDLSAELSDPVDGGGVLLLRRTRLGSVRNTALHLTGDARARVEDTLIHEVEGIGAVLSGSAVLLAEGLRIEETSGSALRARGNGRLLAADCVLTGVGRNGVLVQDAAEALLDACRIERPAGSGVQVSHQAGAELTDCRINGAGGNGVTADEAARLTARGCRVTEPGGHAVLATGAATVTLADSEFDRTGATALHLGGQAHARVTGCRVRGTGDHGLAAAERARAEVADSSLDGFVVCGVHVEGEARAVLDAVRVTGGETGVRLRSTAEEPSELRDCWVAGQRRSGVEVGVESSAALAGTRVAEVGGAGVAVDTGGRLRMAGGTVAGAMGSGLVLERGAAAEVRAVRIEDCQKNGILAGEAVTGTFDHCDLSRSAFPALHIGKGADVRFRGCRVFDCGQDVGLSDGAQPVFEDCAAVRVRTAVLPALADRTGAPPPGPLTPVSSDRPDAPAAEGAPAAGAADLWQQGEPEPEPETLEDLLAELDELVGLDGVKRDVSGMVKLMQTVRLREQAGLPAPPLSRHLVFAGNPGTGKTTVARLYGRLLKALGLLTRGHLVEVDRSALVGEYVGHTGPKTTEAFHRARGGVLFIDEAYALVPAGAANDFGTEAIATLVKLMEDHRDEVVVIAAGYPDDMSRFVTSNPGLSSRFTRTLLFADYTSAELVSIVEHHAQRHQYELTADAHRALTSYVERIPRNAQFGNGRTARQLFQRMTERQALRVAELVSPDSAQLIQLDEQDLQ, from the coding sequence ATGACAGTCGTCCACGTCGCACCGAAGGGCCGGGGCGCCCACCGCACCCTCACCGCCGCCCTGGCCGCCGCGCCCGCCGGCGCCGTGGTGCGGATCGCGCCGGGCAGCTACGAGGAGTCCCTGCGGCTCACCCGGCGCGTCACGCTGGAGCCGGAGGCCGGTTCCGGCTCGGTGGAGCTGCGTTCCCCCGGCGGGCCCGCCCTGACCGTGACCGCCCCGGGCTGTGTGCTCACCGGTCTGGTGCTGCGGGGCGCGGACCCGGCGGAGGTACTGGTCCGGGTCGCCGACGCGGCCGGGCTGACCCTCGCCGACTGCGAACTGAGCGGCGGCCGGGTCGAGGTGACCGGCTCCGCGTCGGGCGCCTCCGCGGTGGCCAACACGGCCCTGGGACTCGACGACGACCTGTCCGCCGAGCTGTCCGACCCCGTCGACGGCGGCGGGGTGCTGCTGCTGCGCCGCACCCGGCTGGGCTCCGTGCGGAACACGGCACTGCATCTGACCGGGGACGCGCGGGCCCGCGTCGAGGACACGCTGATCCATGAGGTGGAGGGCATCGGCGCGGTGCTCTCCGGCTCGGCGGTGCTGCTCGCCGAGGGGCTGCGGATCGAGGAGACCTCCGGCTCCGCGCTGCGTGCCCGGGGCAACGGCCGGCTGCTGGCCGCGGACTGTGTGCTCACCGGAGTGGGCCGCAACGGGGTGCTGGTGCAGGACGCCGCCGAGGCCCTGCTCGACGCCTGCCGGATCGAGCGGCCGGCCGGATCGGGGGTCCAGGTCTCGCACCAGGCGGGGGCCGAGCTGACGGACTGCCGGATCAACGGGGCCGGCGGCAACGGCGTGACGGCCGACGAGGCGGCCCGGCTGACCGCGCGGGGCTGCCGGGTGACCGAGCCCGGCGGGCACGCGGTCCTCGCCACCGGCGCCGCGACGGTGACCCTCGCCGACTCGGAGTTCGACCGGACCGGGGCCACCGCGCTCCACCTGGGCGGGCAGGCGCACGCCCGGGTGACGGGCTGCCGGGTGCGCGGCACCGGCGACCACGGTCTCGCGGCGGCCGAGCGGGCGCGGGCCGAGGTGGCGGACAGCTCCCTGGACGGCTTCGTCGTCTGCGGAGTGCATGTGGAGGGCGAGGCGCGCGCGGTCCTCGACGCGGTCCGGGTGACGGGCGGCGAGACCGGCGTACGGCTGCGGTCCACCGCCGAGGAGCCGTCGGAACTGCGGGACTGCTGGGTGGCCGGGCAGCGGCGCAGCGGTGTCGAGGTGGGCGTGGAGTCCTCGGCCGCGCTGGCCGGCACCCGGGTGGCCGAGGTGGGTGGCGCGGGCGTGGCCGTGGACACCGGGGGCCGGCTGCGGATGGCCGGCGGCACGGTCGCCGGGGCGATGGGCAGCGGGCTGGTGCTGGAGCGGGGCGCCGCCGCCGAGGTGCGCGCGGTGCGGATCGAGGACTGTCAGAAGAACGGGATCCTGGCCGGGGAGGCCGTCACCGGCACGTTCGACCACTGCGATCTGTCGCGCTCCGCGTTCCCCGCGCTGCACATCGGCAAGGGCGCGGACGTACGGTTCCGCGGCTGCCGGGTGTTCGACTGCGGACAGGACGTGGGGCTCTCCGACGGGGCGCAGCCGGTGTTCGAGGACTGCGCGGCCGTCCGGGTGCGCACGGCCGTGCTGCCGGCGCTGGCGGACCGCACGGGCGCGCCCCCGCCGGGTCCGCTCACGCCCGTCTCCTCCGACCGCCCGGACGCCCCGGCGGCCGAGGGGGCGCCGGCGGCGGGCGCGGCGGACCTGTGGCAGCAGGGCGAGCCCGAACCGGAGCCGGAGACCCTGGAGGACCTGCTGGCCGAGCTGGACGAGCTGGTCGGTCTGGACGGGGTGAAGCGCGATGTGAGCGGCATGGTCAAGCTGATGCAGACGGTACGACTGCGGGAGCAGGCCGGGCTGCCCGCGCCGCCGCTCAGCCGCCATCTGGTCTTCGCCGGCAACCCGGGCACCGGCAAGACCACGGTGGCCCGTCTCTACGGGCGGCTCCTCAAGGCCCTCGGTCTGCTCACCCGGGGCCATCTGGTGGAGGTCGACCGCAGCGCGCTGGTCGGCGAGTACGTCGGCCATACCGGGCCCAAGACCACCGAGGCCTTCCATCGCGCCCGCGGCGGGGTGCTCTTCATCGACGAGGCGTACGCCCTGGTCCCGGCGGGCGCCGCCAACGACTTCGGCACGGAGGCCATCGCCACCCTGGTCAAGCTCATGGAGGACCACCGGGACGAGGTCGTGGTGATCGCCGCCGGCTACCCGGACGACATGAGCCGCTTCGTCACCTCCAACCCGGGCCTGTCCTCCCGCTTCACCCGCACCCTGCTCTTCGCCGACTACACCTCGGCCGAGCTGGTCAGCATCGTCGAGCACCACGCCCAGCGGCACCAGTACGAGCTGACCGCCGACGCCCACCGGGCGCTCACCTCGTATGTCGAGCGGATCCCGCGCAACGCCCAGTTCGGCAACGGGCGCACCGCCCGTCAGCTCTTCCAGCGGATGACGGAGCGGCAGGCGCTGCGGGTCGCCGAGCTGGTCTCGCCCGACTCCGCCCAGCTCATCCAGCTGGACGAGCAGGACCTGCAGTAA
- a CDS encoding WXG100 family type VII secretion target — protein MAGTADVVVDYNEIARVATTMGTKLSDISDELTNLETTVSGLLHDGLVFEKASPALQAAYEDFSNQMKTSAKNIQDYADSFNQIADSLAESDQKIAADVQKAQADSSANQG, from the coding sequence ATGGCCGGCACAGCAGACGTCGTAGTCGATTACAACGAGATCGCCCGGGTCGCCACGACCATGGGCACCAAGCTCAGCGACATCTCCGACGAGCTGACCAACCTGGAGACGACCGTGAGCGGCCTTCTCCACGACGGTCTGGTCTTCGAGAAGGCCAGCCCCGCCCTGCAGGCGGCCTACGAGGACTTCAGCAACCAGATGAAGACGTCCGCGAAGAACATCCAGGACTACGCGGACAGCTTCAACCAGATCGCCGACTCCCTCGCCGAGTCCGACCAGAAGATCGCCGCCGATGTGCAGAAGGCACAGGCGGACAGCAGCGCCAACCAGGGCTGA
- a CDS encoding sigma-70 family RNA polymerase sigma factor: MFNGQPASVPASHPALRHRSRLLRYANRLTAGDPHRAEDIVQETLLRAWLTAPDLDAPDEERLIAWLYRVAHNLAVDARRRDRAVPVGVLGDDMLRRPEGYGDLADTVVDRQIVRRALARLSPEHREVLFHVHLRDRTRAEAARAIGVPQGTVKSRNHYALQAMRREMPAA, encoded by the coding sequence ATGTTTAATGGTCAACCAGCTTCAGTTCCGGCATCGCATCCCGCCCTACGGCACCGGTCCCGTCTGCTGCGCTACGCCAACCGGCTCACCGCGGGCGACCCGCACCGCGCCGAGGACATCGTGCAGGAAACCCTGCTGCGGGCCTGGCTCACCGCCCCCGACCTCGACGCACCCGACGAGGAGCGGCTGATCGCCTGGCTCTACCGTGTGGCGCACAACCTCGCCGTCGACGCCCGCCGCCGCGACCGTGCCGTCCCGGTCGGTGTGCTCGGCGACGACATGCTGCGCCGGCCGGAGGGCTACGGCGACCTCGCCGACACCGTGGTGGACCGGCAGATCGTCCGACGGGCCCTGGCCCGGTTGTCGCCCGAACACCGGGAGGTGCTGTTCCACGTCCATCTGCGCGACCGCACCCGGGCGGAGGCCGCCCGCGCCATAGGCGTGCCCCAGGGCACCGTCAAGTCGCGCAACCACTACGCCCTCCAGGCCATGCGGCGGGAGATGCCGGCGGCGTGA
- a CDS encoding ribonuclease domain-containing protein, producing MRIPPRITRIGASVAVLSALLIGGTVAAPTASAAVGSICYSKLPSQAYDTLKLIDKGGPFPYSQDGVVFQNREGVLPSQSSGYYHEYTVKTPGESTRGARRIVTGKKTNEDYYTADHYVTFNLINFGC from the coding sequence ATGAGGATCCCCCCGCGCATCACCCGTATCGGTGCCTCCGTCGCCGTCCTGTCCGCCCTGCTCATCGGCGGCACCGTCGCCGCCCCCACCGCCAGCGCCGCGGTCGGCAGCATCTGCTACAGCAAGCTGCCCTCCCAGGCGTACGACACTCTGAAGCTGATCGACAAGGGCGGCCCCTTCCCCTACTCGCAGGACGGCGTGGTCTTCCAGAACCGCGAAGGCGTCCTGCCCAGCCAGTCCAGCGGCTACTACCACGAGTACACGGTGAAGACCCCCGGCGAATCGACCCGTGGCGCCCGCCGCATCGTGACCGGGAAGAAGACCAACGAGGACTACTACACCGCGGACCACTACGTCACGTTCAACCTGATCAACTTCGGCTGCTGA
- a CDS encoding DUF418 domain-containing protein, with translation MTQYTDVATPAVDTPAPVHPGGKAPASRLIGLDLARGLAVFGMYAAHVGPDADQGGVTGFLMELTHGRSSALFAFLAGFAVVLITGRRAPRTGRDGRQAVAKVVIRAVILLALGTALTMSGTPVDVILAFYGLYFLLVLPLYRLGPGPLAVIAAGTALVLPQVLYGVQQMLGNGDVRSPGEPDGILSLLFTGTYPALTWIPFVIAGMAVARLDLAATAVRARLALMGAALMITGYGGSWLALHAFPGVARAIDASTSAGGAASVWWSDAAGYPSGDTPAWLLAASPHSETTLSIVGSTGVALLAVIACLAATDALPRLRSLARPVIAVGSMSLTAYVFHLFGIRFLGIEELPGSPLHVLFGFIAAAMVFATVWSRFQRRGPLEWLMTRATGLARHIG, from the coding sequence ATGACTCAGTACACAGACGTCGCAACTCCTGCGGTAGACACCCCGGCCCCCGTGCACCCCGGCGGGAAGGCACCGGCGAGTCGGCTGATCGGGCTGGACCTGGCCCGCGGACTCGCGGTGTTCGGCATGTACGCGGCCCATGTGGGACCCGACGCCGACCAGGGGGGTGTCACCGGTTTCCTGATGGAGCTGACCCACGGCAGGTCCTCCGCGCTCTTCGCCTTCCTGGCGGGCTTCGCCGTCGTTCTCATCACCGGGCGCAGGGCGCCGAGGACCGGGCGGGACGGGCGCCAGGCAGTGGCCAAGGTGGTGATCCGGGCCGTGATCCTGCTGGCCCTGGGCACCGCCCTGACCATGAGCGGCACCCCGGTCGATGTGATCCTTGCCTTCTACGGCCTCTACTTCCTGCTCGTACTGCCGCTGTACCGGCTCGGCCCCGGCCCCCTGGCGGTGATCGCCGCGGGAACGGCCCTGGTGCTGCCCCAGGTGCTCTACGGGGTGCAGCAGATGCTCGGCAACGGTGACGTCCGCTCGCCCGGTGAGCCCGACGGCATCCTCTCGCTGCTCTTCACCGGCACCTACCCGGCCCTGACCTGGATCCCGTTCGTGATCGCCGGTATGGCCGTGGCCCGCCTGGACCTGGCCGCCACCGCCGTCCGGGCGCGTCTGGCCCTCATGGGTGCGGCCCTCATGATCACCGGCTATGGAGGCTCCTGGCTGGCGCTGCACGCCTTTCCCGGCGTCGCCCGCGCCATCGACGCATCGACCTCGGCCGGGGGTGCGGCGAGCGTGTGGTGGTCCGACGCGGCCGGCTATCCCTCCGGGGACACCCCCGCCTGGCTGCTGGCCGCCTCCCCGCACAGCGAGACCACCCTGTCGATCGTGGGCAGCACCGGCGTGGCGCTCCTGGCCGTGATCGCGTGCCTGGCCGCGACGGACGCCCTCCCTCGGCTCCGGTCCCTGGCCCGGCCGGTCATCGCCGTCGGTTCCATGTCACTGACCGCGTATGTCTTCCACCTCTTCGGCATCCGCTTCCTGGGCATCGAGGAGCTGCCCGGATCACCGCTGCACGTGCTGTTCGGCTTCATCGCGGCCGCCATGGTGTTCGCCACCGTCTGGTCGCGCTTCCAGCGGCGCGGCCCCCTCGAATGGCTGATGACCAGGGCGACGGGCCTGGCCCGGCACATCGGCTGA
- a CDS encoding RICIN domain-containing protein, with product MSSQRFADTFRDKPARAPRGLVPGRRVWATVGWTAAATATVTLSASLAQHVRFGDDGQDATTVTAASAAPVAAEPGSPSSSEPTPSASSASPGEKPAQQQKTVEHITVQQPPVAPDAPRTEEKKTEPTTSDTAEKPAEKPTKKPAATTPKTEKAQAPAQEVSGPVGAISGRYDAFVGKCVQLVGSALQLYPCNGSADQQWKFASDGTLRKNGRCLTTAGRSTLDGARVVMNTCDATDVMQWRHSAGHDIVNVAADKCLDVAGAGTANGTPLQIAWCSGNAAQKWNVP from the coding sequence ATGTCCTCGCAGCGCTTCGCCGACACCTTCCGCGACAAGCCGGCCCGTGCCCCGCGCGGCCTGGTCCCCGGCCGCCGGGTCTGGGCGACGGTCGGCTGGACCGCCGCCGCGACCGCCACGGTCACCCTGTCCGCCTCGCTGGCGCAGCATGTGAGGTTCGGCGACGACGGCCAGGACGCGACGACCGTGACCGCCGCGTCCGCCGCGCCCGTGGCGGCGGAGCCCGGATCGCCGTCCTCGAGCGAGCCCACCCCGTCGGCGTCCTCCGCCTCCCCGGGCGAGAAGCCCGCGCAGCAGCAGAAGACGGTGGAGCACATCACCGTCCAGCAGCCGCCCGTGGCGCCCGACGCTCCGCGGACCGAGGAGAAGAAGACGGAGCCGACCACCTCCGACACGGCCGAGAAGCCGGCCGAGAAGCCGACCAAGAAGCCGGCCGCGACGACCCCGAAGACCGAGAAGGCGCAGGCACCCGCGCAGGAAGTCTCCGGGCCGGTCGGCGCCATCTCGGGCCGCTACGACGCGTTCGTCGGCAAGTGTGTGCAGCTCGTCGGCAGCGCGCTCCAGCTCTACCCCTGCAACGGCAGCGCCGACCAGCAGTGGAAGTTCGCCTCCGACGGCACCCTCCGCAAGAACGGCCGCTGTCTCACCACGGCCGGCCGCTCCACGCTGGACGGCGCCCGGGTCGTGATGAACACCTGCGATGCGACCGACGTCATGCAGTGGCGCCACTCCGCCGGCCACGACATCGTCAACGTCGCGGCCGACAAATGCCTCGACGTGGCCGGCGCCGGCACGGCGAACGGGACGCCCCTGCAGATCGCCTGGTGCTCGGGCAATGCGGCCCAGAAGTGGAACGTGCCCTGA